The window CTCAGAATAACCTACTCGATGGAGTTTGCCCTTCAAATCACTTAGACCAGGGAAAATGCGATCGCACTCTCTCAACCCCTTCTCTCCAGCGATCGCAAACTTTCACTCCTGCCTAAACGCTTCGACAAATTCCTCAAGAGAGCAGTTAAGTATCTGCAATAGTTTCTGAATTTGCTCTGGAAACAAACGCGGTCTTTGCCCCCCTGTTTCCCACTGAGACACTGTACCAACAGTTACACCCATCGCTTCTGCTATTTGGCGCTGGGTTAAGTTAGCACGCTTCCTCAAATATGCAAACGTAATTGCTTCTTCTTCGCTTGCCATGTCGCATCCTCGAAATCAACGGTTGGGAATTATTGGTTGACAATTATGGGTTAACCAACATATAGTGAACATGGAAAAAGACAGGCGATTCGAGGAGTCGCCTCAGACCTTCGATTAACTTGTCTGTTTCCTTCGCCTAACAAGACTCGTACAACCTGACGCCAACCTTGTCCATTGGCTAGCTGACCCGAAGGTTAGTTTACCCTTTGGCTCGATTTCGTCTGGCTGTCTGATGTCTCATGCATTAGACACCATATCCTCTTTT of the Allocoleopsis franciscana PCC 7113 genome contains:
- a CDS encoding helix-turn-helix domain-containing protein, which translates into the protein MASEEEAITFAYLRKRANLTQRQIAEAMGVTVGTVSQWETGGQRPRLFPEQIQKLLQILNCSLEEFVEAFRQE